A genome region from Chryseobacterium sp. G0186 includes the following:
- a CDS encoding UvrD-helicase domain-containing protein, producing the protein MRIDPLHLRAAEEILIGGEVFDPERRAFIANMNTVDLLAVPGSGKTTVLLAKLYCLAKQMPLEANRGVLILSHTNHAIQEIEKALKPLCPQLFAYPNFVGTLQSFTNKFVANQACFELYGSYIHKNDDEMYHYEVETFYRSLQYSRKGQNPANLKNKLFGLVNRDFVGTSREKERNILEFLKDCSYDLDGRKVKIGNTSKLTYAGVNREYYLELERWKLSLLSQGVLSFKDSFDISKRYLNLPGSTDLKEVLQSRFKYVFIDEMQDLDFDQVQLVEGIFFTEGSATTIQRIGDRNQAIYSSSSLHSEIVWRTRNETDPERFQADLSLTNSHRLTPVIGKLVDGFVLNRSGGYRVVGASGRESIPPHLLIFTDETQAMALKERYIRLIKNFGLNQNAKNIERGFHIIAWTTDKEEGSERWHLRKLFPEYSREIKKGRDDFDCLRKYIFLFDRKKPTFEAVRKSLLNGIVRILRIEGVNIPGDSPKKYRKSTFVQLIKSKGDAYYDVFKNRLFNWCYSIVVEENYEEVFDDYVDYIRNQIIDLIGNFRIENSEGFINREFNFNAAEMIESEGGEDDDLVVKLGSIHSVKGQTHCATMYVETDYHTSELAKLTVFVKGTKKRPDFIGSNPLFFQEQDFSHLNKVRSNETLKMMYVGFSRPTDLLCFAIRRDSVGQDVEKFREAGWTIVPVDEECGQTEAAV; encoded by the coding sequence ATGAGAATTGATCCATTACACTTGAGAGCTGCCGAAGAGATTTTGATAGGCGGGGAGGTTTTCGATCCTGAAAGAAGGGCATTTATTGCTAACATGAATACGGTTGACTTATTGGCAGTACCTGGAAGTGGCAAGACTACAGTTTTACTGGCTAAATTGTATTGTCTGGCTAAACAAATGCCCTTGGAGGCGAATCGAGGGGTATTAATACTCTCTCATACAAATCATGCCATCCAGGAGATTGAAAAAGCTTTAAAGCCTCTGTGTCCGCAGCTTTTTGCATACCCAAATTTTGTAGGGACGCTTCAGAGTTTTACAAATAAATTTGTGGCCAATCAGGCTTGCTTTGAGCTGTATGGTAGCTATATTCATAAGAATGACGATGAGATGTACCACTATGAAGTAGAGACATTTTATAGAAGCCTTCAGTATTCCAGAAAAGGACAAAATCCTGCTAATCTTAAAAATAAGCTTTTCGGCTTGGTTAACAGAGATTTCGTAGGTACATCTAGAGAAAAGGAAAGAAATATATTAGAGTTTCTGAAGGATTGCTCATATGATCTTGATGGAAGAAAGGTTAAAATTGGTAATACCTCGAAATTGACATATGCTGGTGTTAATAGAGAATACTATCTTGAGTTGGAAAGGTGGAAGTTAAGTCTTTTGTCCCAAGGTGTTCTGTCATTCAAAGATAGCTTTGATATCTCAAAAAGGTATTTAAATCTTCCCGGTTCAACTGATCTTAAAGAGGTTTTACAAAGTCGGTTCAAATACGTTTTTATTGATGAAATGCAGGATCTTGATTTTGATCAGGTACAATTAGTAGAAGGTATTTTCTTTACTGAAGGTTCTGCCACCACTATTCAAAGAATTGGCGATCGAAATCAGGCAATTTACTCTAGTTCATCGTTACATAGCGAAATTGTCTGGAGGACCCGGAATGAGACTGATCCTGAAAGATTTCAAGCAGATTTAAGTCTGACTAATTCACATCGGTTGACACCAGTAATTGGTAAGCTAGTTGATGGCTTCGTATTGAACCGAAGTGGTGGATATCGGGTGGTAGGTGCTTCCGGTCGTGAATCAATTCCACCCCATCTTTTAATCTTTACGGATGAAACTCAAGCTATGGCGCTTAAGGAAAGATATATCAGACTAATTAAAAATTTCGGACTAAACCAAAATGCTAAAAATATTGAAAGAGGATTTCATATCATTGCTTGGACAACTGACAAGGAGGAAGGTTCTGAAAGGTGGCATTTAAGAAAGCTTTTTCCAGAATATTCGAGGGAGATCAAGAAAGGAAGAGACGATTTCGATTGTTTAAGAAAGTATATATTTTTGTTTGACCGTAAAAAGCCAACTTTTGAGGCTGTGCGGAAATCTCTTTTAAATGGAATTGTTAGAATTTTACGAATTGAAGGCGTTAATATTCCTGGAGATTCTCCCAAAAAGTATCGTAAGTCTACTTTTGTTCAGTTGATTAAAAGTAAGGGGGATGCATACTATGACGTATTCAAGAATCGACTATTTAATTGGTGTTACTCAATTGTTGTTGAAGAAAATTATGAGGAGGTATTTGATGATTATGTTGATTATATAAGAAATCAAATTATCGATTTAATTGGAAATTTTAGAATTGAAAATTCAGAAGGTTTTATTAACAGGGAATTCAATTTCAATGCCGCTGAAATGATAGAATCTGAGGGGGGTGAAGACGATGATCTTGTCGTCAAATTAGGATCTATCCATTCGGTAAAGGGACAGACACATTGTGCAACTATGTATGTTGAGACGGATTACCACACATCCGAGCTGGCTAAGTTGACTGTGTTTGTTAAAGGAACAAAGAAAAGACCCGATTTTATAGGAAGCAATCCTTTGTTTTTTCAGGAACAGGATTTTTCTCATTTAAATAAGGTGAGATCCAATGAAACGCTAAAAATGATGTATGTAGGCTTTTCGCGACCGACGGATCTGCTCTGTTTTGCAATAAGAAGAGATAGCGTTGGGCAAGATGTAGAAAAGTTTAGGGAGGCAGGTTGGACGATCGTACCTGTGGATGAGGAATGTGGCCAGACCGAGGCCGCTGTTTAG
- a CDS encoding ATP-dependent nuclease translates to MYISSLKLWNFRKYGSPVFDLNSPHLTVSFNQGMNILIGENDSGKSAIIDAIKLVLKTHAYEWIKVEESDFFSDDNHISPILRIELEFSGITNAEAANFIEWCGNQDEVMDVGGREEIFRRPKLHLIYQVEYKDGRILPTDVKAGMDRVGNTLTAEAKEYLKCTYLKALRDADNELAAKKNSRLSQILKEHKEFKHTQENGMHEFEELFEGTSEQIRDKFKDEQLGYHTNIKKVVDDFIVSFIGDNSESVFDFGPTKITNILEKMSLGIIGAKNLGLGTMNRLFMAAELLHLRKADWNGLKLCLIEELEAHLHPQAQLKIINRLKKEVGIQYILTSHSPNITSQADLREIIICKNNDVFPLGEGNTKLDRKDYKYLERFLDVTKSNLFFSKANIIVEGWSEEILLPTLAAKLRMDLARKEISVINVASTAYLHFAKIFLRADARKMNVPIAIITDLDNRPDEFGVFRSFFREDKTFKNKLCNINVLKRELKSTDIKLNIAIQWTLEWCLYRSCLSDIFKEAVLQVHSKTEEFQKDNDAFKASFEGKFIKKLSKKSGTSPIDKVAVMNVFAELLLEDTTITADQITEDRYLSYLVNAIKQVYDYEN, encoded by the coding sequence ATGTATATATCTTCTTTAAAACTCTGGAACTTCAGAAAATATGGAAGTCCAGTTTTTGATCTTAACTCTCCACATCTCACAGTATCTTTTAATCAGGGAATGAATATTCTGATCGGAGAAAATGATTCGGGGAAATCAGCGATCATTGATGCCATAAAGCTTGTTTTAAAAACACATGCATATGAATGGATTAAGGTCGAAGAGAGCGATTTTTTCAGTGACGATAATCACATTTCACCTATTTTAAGGATTGAACTGGAATTTTCCGGAATCACCAATGCCGAAGCTGCCAATTTTATAGAGTGGTGCGGAAATCAGGATGAGGTCATGGATGTTGGCGGTAGGGAAGAGATATTCCGGAGGCCAAAGTTGCATCTGATCTATCAGGTTGAATACAAGGATGGCAGGATTTTGCCTACCGACGTAAAGGCGGGTATGGACCGTGTGGGAAATACGTTGACAGCAGAAGCTAAAGAATATCTCAAATGTACATACCTTAAAGCTTTACGCGATGCCGATAATGAGCTTGCTGCGAAGAAGAATTCAAGATTGTCCCAGATTTTGAAGGAGCACAAGGAATTCAAGCATACACAGGAAAATGGAATGCACGAATTCGAGGAACTGTTTGAAGGTACAAGTGAGCAGATAAGGGATAAATTTAAAGATGAACAACTGGGCTATCACACAAATATCAAAAAGGTAGTGGATGATTTCATCGTTTCTTTCATAGGCGACAATTCCGAGTCTGTTTTTGATTTCGGACCGACAAAGATTACCAATATTTTAGAGAAAATGTCGCTTGGAATAATCGGTGCGAAAAATTTGGGTTTGGGAACTATGAATAGGCTGTTTATGGCTGCAGAATTGCTCCATCTCAGAAAGGCGGACTGGAACGGTCTTAAGCTATGTTTAATCGAAGAACTCGAAGCACATCTTCATCCACAAGCGCAGCTAAAAATAATAAATCGGTTGAAAAAAGAGGTAGGAATTCAGTATATCCTTACCAGCCATAGCCCTAATATTACCTCACAGGCAGATTTAAGGGAAATTATAATTTGTAAAAATAACGACGTGTTCCCGCTAGGTGAGGGAAATACTAAACTGGATCGAAAGGATTATAAGTATCTGGAGCGTTTCCTAGATGTTACCAAGAGTAACCTTTTCTTTTCAAAGGCAAATATCATAGTTGAGGGTTGGTCTGAAGAGATACTTCTTCCTACGCTGGCCGCTAAATTAAGAATGGATCTCGCCAGGAAAGAAATTTCGGTTATCAATGTGGCTTCAACAGCCTACCTGCATTTTGCGAAAATATTTTTGCGTGCGGATGCTCGTAAAATGAATGTCCCAATTGCAATTATTACCGATCTGGACAATAGACCTGATGAGTTTGGCGTTTTCAGGTCTTTTTTTAGGGAAGACAAAACGTTTAAAAATAAACTCTGCAACATTAATGTTTTAAAACGTGAACTCAAGTCTACAGATATAAAATTAAACATCGCTATACAATGGACTCTGGAATGGTGTCTTTATCGTTCTTGTTTATCTGATATATTTAAGGAAGCAGTTTTACAAGTACACAGTAAAACAGAAGAGTTCCAAAAGGATAATGATGCATTTAAAGCTTCATTTGAGGGGAAGTTTATTAAGAAGTTGTCAAAGAAATCGGGGACATCTCCCATAGATAAGGTGGCAGTTATGAATGTTTTTGCTGAACTGTTGTTGGAGGATACCACCATAACGGCTGATCAGATTACTGAAGATCGGTATCTTTCTTATTTGGTGAACGCTATTAAACAAGTATATGATTATGAGAATTGA
- a CDS encoding phosphoribosyltransferase family protein, whose amino-acid sequence MRNIILHLSDLHVSLHKVLGGGLAEVNFRLNTETDTEPGMHYIDKFINVVKRDYSGAKIYLLITGDITNAGEIKEFEFAAIFIKKIIDDLNINKEHVLLVPGDHDLNRRSIQNLYAEDENPSRAIVNETKFKNFSKFYSNLLGKPFDANKVIFDTLLVEDSILLMGLNSCLGIDMKQRDGSISITAFENEFKSMEETGKKIIACTHHNMTAAFENSNAGQWTSDNRKRFINKLIEFDINLVLCGNEHISSTRSILGDQLTISDPGCLTTLSYDAAFKVYPIEIGDDIVLHNKIYALQNISDNDFGYEWDLRSHHASHQQEEYVIFKKQPPQLDPEIIEITEEDTTEVTTVAETSNTDHESSDENIYYSPEFTDVLYDKVRDLKIFYTGHYHYSETSRAHNWIDVSKLIENKDNLNFLKNAVIDVLEKKIGEENIDMIVGLGYEGNIISTKAAIKFNKPYSFLPYSYRHDEHHESERLLNFDNPDGEFKNILIITDVVNDGRTIRKLIKKRQDPFFRNVSKIYVISLFYTGQHPINNNILNYGFLQMIPNYDLENDEAVNNIEFYTVKSLKVEKCPYGKDFRTECFIYKDELSCVNLFYDERKYVEK is encoded by the coding sequence ATGCGTAATATTATTTTACACCTTTCAGATTTGCATGTATCATTACACAAGGTTTTAGGAGGTGGGCTGGCTGAAGTCAATTTTCGACTTAACACAGAGACTGATACAGAACCTGGAATGCACTATATTGATAAATTTATCAACGTAGTAAAAAGAGACTATTCAGGCGCTAAAATATATCTTTTAATCACTGGGGATATTACCAATGCTGGCGAAATCAAGGAATTTGAGTTTGCAGCTATCTTCATTAAAAAGATTATTGATGATCTCAACATTAATAAAGAACATGTTCTATTAGTACCTGGTGATCATGATCTTAACAGAAGATCGATTCAAAACCTTTATGCTGAAGACGAGAATCCCTCAAGAGCAATCGTAAATGAAACAAAATTTAAAAATTTTTCTAAGTTTTATTCTAACTTGTTAGGAAAGCCATTTGATGCTAATAAAGTTATCTTCGATACTTTGTTAGTAGAAGACAGCATTTTACTAATGGGACTAAACTCCTGCTTGGGAATTGATATGAAACAGCGTGATGGAAGTATTTCAATTACCGCCTTTGAAAATGAATTCAAAAGTATGGAGGAGACGGGTAAAAAGATTATTGCATGTACCCATCACAATATGACAGCAGCATTTGAGAATAGTAATGCAGGGCAATGGACAAGTGATAATAGAAAAAGATTCATCAATAAATTGATAGAATTTGACATTAATCTAGTACTTTGTGGCAACGAACATATCAGTAGCACAAGATCAATTCTAGGCGATCAACTTACCATCAGTGATCCAGGTTGCTTAACCACTTTATCATATGATGCGGCTTTTAAGGTATATCCTATTGAAATAGGAGATGATATCGTTCTGCATAATAAAATCTATGCCCTACAAAATATTTCAGACAATGATTTCGGTTATGAATGGGATTTAAGAAGTCACCATGCATCGCATCAGCAAGAGGAGTATGTGATTTTCAAAAAACAGCCACCGCAGCTTGATCCAGAGATAATTGAGATAACTGAGGAAGATACAACCGAAGTTACTACTGTAGCAGAAACTTCAAATACTGATCATGAGTCTTCTGACGAAAATATTTATTATAGTCCAGAATTTACCGATGTTCTATACGACAAAGTAAGGGATCTTAAAATATTTTACACCGGACATTACCATTATAGTGAAACATCTAGAGCACATAATTGGATTGACGTATCGAAACTTATAGAAAATAAAGATAACCTGAATTTTTTAAAAAATGCAGTCATTGATGTGCTGGAAAAAAAAATTGGGGAAGAAAATATTGATATGATTGTTGGGTTGGGGTATGAAGGAAATATTATCTCAACAAAAGCAGCTATAAAATTTAATAAGCCATATTCCTTTCTACCCTATTCATATAGACATGATGAGCATCACGAATCTGAACGATTGTTAAACTTCGACAATCCCGACGGTGAATTCAAAAATATACTTATTATAACGGATGTGGTAAACGATGGTAGAACCATCCGAAAACTGATAAAAAAAAGGCAAGATCCGTTTTTCCGGAACGTAAGTAAAATCTATGTCATATCTCTTTTTTATACCGGGCAACATCCCATTAATAACAATATTTTGAACTATGGATTTTTGCAAATGATACCGAACTACGATTTGGAAAATGATGAAGCAGTCAATAACATCGAATTCTATACTGTTAAGAGTTTAAAAGTAGAAAAATGTCCATATGGAAAGGATTTCAGGACAGAGTGCTTTATCTATAAAGACGAACTAAGTTGT